The stretch of DNA GGCCGGCGAATTCGAGCAAGCCCGCCAGGGCGTCCCCGACCACCGCACCGCGGCAGTGCCCCATATGCATCGGCCCGGTAGGGTTGGCCGAGACATATTCCACATTGACCGTGCGCCCCTTGCCCATCGTCGACCGGCCGTAATCGGTGCCGAGCGAAGCAATCGCGCGCAGTTCGCGCCGCCATGCCTCGTCCGACAGGCGCAGGTTGATGAAACCAGGCCCGGCGATCTCCGCCGCGACAATGTCTGGATCGCGCTCGAGGTGGGCGATGATCTTTTCGGCGAGCGCGCGGGGATTGGTACTCGCCTGCTTGGCGAGAACCATGGCCGCATTGGTCGCGAGGTCCCCATGCGAGGGATCGCGGGGAGGCTCTACTGCAACGTTGGCGCGCGACACACCCGCCGGAAGGACGCCCTCCGCTTCCAGCGCGTTCAATACCGCATCGATCCGGGCCGCGAAGGCCGCGTGAAGAGTCTGCATGTCAGCCATGCCGCGCGCCTAGCCCATTGGGCCAGAATCGCAAGCCGTCAGAGGCGTGCAATCAGCGAGTGGCGTTGTAGCGCAGCTGCTCTTCGGTCAGCTGGAAACCGACCAGCAGTTCGAAGCTTGCGCGCTGGACGGCCGCCTTGACTGCAGGGTCGGCAAGCGGGTCGAGCGCAGCGTCGGGGTCTCCGGGCCTGCGCTTGCGCGTGATCTGCTCGCGGATATCCGCAGGTAGAGAGGCATCTGCACGGTTCACAAACGCACCGGCCGTGCCCCGAGCCTGCGCGCGCTCCTGCCCGTCAGCGAATTGAATCGTGACCTGGCCGACACGCTTGGTCACCACGGCGCTGCCGCCGCGCAGGACGGTAGAGAAGTAGGGCAGGGTCACAGTCCGGGCGCCGCGGGTATCGCTACGCCTGGCCAGGACATCGAAGGTCGCCTCGGTATAGACCCGTTCGGGGCCATCGTCACAGCTCGAGCGCAGGTTGGTAATGACAGCACTAACATCGAGATCGGCCTGGGTGGTCGAACCGGGTGCGCGGAACGTCGTGATATCGCCGGTGTAGTCAGGGATTCCAACTGCCGGGCAGGCGGTGCGGACAGCGGTGATGCCAACCCCGGCATCTAACACCAGATCGCCTTCCTTCTTGCAGCCGGTAAGCGCCAGCCCGAGGGCAAGCACAGAGATGAGGCGATATCGGCTGGTCATGCGGCTTCGATTCCCTTGTCGCAATTCGTATTCTTGCCCCTCTTGGGGTGCGGACACGCCCTAGCTTGGGTCGGGCGAAAGCGCTAGAGGGCGGCACATGAACGCCCCCTTTCCATCCACCGCGCCTTCGCACGAGGGTTCCGAACGCCCCGTTCTCAAGCTGTTGATCGCAGCCCCGCGGGGTTTCTGCGCCGGCGTCGACCGGGCGATCGAAATCGTCGAGCGCGCGCTCGAAAAGTTTGGTTCTCCCGTCTACGTCCGGCACGAGATCGTCCACAACCGCTACGTGGTGGATTGCCTCAAGGACAAGGGCGCAATCTTTGTCGAGGAACTCGACGAGGTTCCTGACGATGCCCCTGTGGTGTTCAGCGCCCATGGCGTGCCCAAGTCTGTCCCGGCTGAAGCAGAGCGCCGCCAGCTGCTTTATGTCGACGCAACTTGCCCGCTGGTCAGCAAGGTTCACCGTCAGGCCGAACGGCAAATCGAAAAGGGCCAGCACATCATCTTCATCGGCCATGCGGGGCACCCCGAGGTAATCGGGACGATGGGACAGGTGCCCGAAGGCAGAATCACGCTGGTCGAGACAATCGAAGATATTGCCGAGCTCAGCTTCACAGAGGCGGATGACATTTCCTTCCTCACGCAGACTACCTTGTCTGTCGACGACACGCGCGAGATCGTGGAAGCGCTGCAGGCACGTTATCCGCATATCGTGGCACCAAGGGCGGAAGACATCTGCTACGCGACCAGCAATCGCCAAGCGGCGGTCAAGCAGATTGCTCCCCAATGTGATTTGGTGCTGGTGATCGGTGCCCCAAATTCGTCCAATTCGCTACGACTGGTCGAAGTCGCGCAAAGGCTTGGCACGCAGGCGCGGCTGATCCAACGTGCGAGCGAGATCGATCCTGAGTGGATTGCGAACGTCAGCACGATCGGCCTTACTGCCGGGGCTTCTGCCCCGGAGAAGCTCGTGCGCGAGGTTGTCGATCGACTCGGCGAATGGCGCACTGTCGAAGAGGAAACCGTCGCTACCGCCGAAGAGAACATGGTCTTCAAGCTGCCCAGGCAGCTCACCGAATAAGTGGCGGTCTACACTCATCTCGGTGCCGAAGACCTGGCGGAATTGATCGCGGCCTATGACGTCGGCGAACTGGTTTCGGCCAAGGGCATTGCCGAAGGCGTTTCCAATTCGAACTGGCTGATCGAAACCACCCGTGCCCGCTATATCCTGACGATGTACGAGCTGCGCATTGACACAGCGCATCTCCCTTTCTTCCTTGGCCTGCTCGATCATCTTTCTGCTAAGGGCTGCCCAGTCCCGCGCACGATCCACGATTGTGATGGCGCTGCCTTCCGCATGATCGAAGACAAGGCTGTGGCACTGATCGAATTCTTGCCCGGTGTTTCGGTCGATCACCCCACGCCGGGTCAGGCCAAGGCTGTTGGTAGTGCATTGGCGC from Erythrobacter mangrovi encodes:
- the ispH gene encoding 4-hydroxy-3-methylbut-2-enyl diphosphate reductase; the protein is MNAPFPSTAPSHEGSERPVLKLLIAAPRGFCAGVDRAIEIVERALEKFGSPVYVRHEIVHNRYVVDCLKDKGAIFVEELDEVPDDAPVVFSAHGVPKSVPAEAERRQLLYVDATCPLVSKVHRQAERQIEKGQHIIFIGHAGHPEVIGTMGQVPEGRITLVETIEDIAELSFTEADDISFLTQTTLSVDDTREIVEALQARYPHIVAPRAEDICYATSNRQAAVKQIAPQCDLVLVIGAPNSSNSLRLVEVAQRLGTQARLIQRASEIDPEWIANVSTIGLTAGASAPEKLVREVVDRLGEWRTVEEETVATAEENMVFKLPRQLTE